Proteins encoded by one window of Sulfurospirillum barnesii SES-3:
- a CDS encoding prohibitin family protein, with protein sequence MNEETHVLQPKKIGGRIKKYLKEQKPYFVILLFIIASLFVFYFEMMFISIKPGEQGVLWRRFGGGTVVEKTYDEGLHIIWPFDKMYIYSIRKQKISDTIRVLTVNGLTIEIEYAVIYFPNYSLLPMLHQRVGPDYPSTIIFPEVRSVIRTVIGQNRPEDIYTAQKLIQARISALSKTRLESRFIDLDYVPIERISLPVKISDAIESKLAQQQLSEEYEFRLDVAGKEAERKKVEAVGISSYNTIIEKSIDQKILDWQGIVATRELATSNNAKVVVIGAGEKGLPLILGQ encoded by the coding sequence ATGAACGAAGAGACACACGTGCTGCAACCAAAAAAAATAGGTGGCAGAATAAAAAAATATTTAAAAGAACAAAAGCCTTATTTTGTGATACTGCTATTTATCATAGCATCTCTTTTCGTTTTTTATTTTGAGATGATGTTCATTTCTATAAAACCAGGTGAACAAGGTGTTTTGTGGCGACGATTTGGTGGTGGTACCGTAGTAGAAAAAACCTACGATGAAGGACTACACATCATCTGGCCTTTTGATAAAATGTATATTTATAGCATTAGAAAGCAAAAGATTAGCGATACCATTCGCGTACTGACCGTCAATGGTCTTACGATAGAAATTGAATATGCTGTTATCTATTTTCCTAATTATTCGCTGCTTCCTATGTTGCACCAAAGAGTGGGACCAGATTACCCCTCAACCATTATTTTTCCTGAGGTACGTTCTGTCATTAGAACAGTTATTGGACAAAATCGACCAGAAGATATTTATACGGCGCAAAAACTGATTCAGGCAAGGATTTCAGCCCTTTCCAAAACAAGGCTCGAATCTCGTTTTATTGATCTAGATTATGTTCCAATAGAACGAATAAGTCTTCCCGTAAAAATATCAGATGCTATTGAATCCAAATTAGCACAACAACAACTCTCTGAGGAGTATGAATTTAGGCTTGATGTGGCTGGAAAAGAGGCAGAACGTAAAAAAGTAGAGGCTGTGGGAATCTCTAGTTACAATACCATTATTGAAAAAAGTATAGACCAAAAAATTCTTGACTGGCAGGGGATTGTTGCAACAAGGGAGCTTGCTACGTCCAATAATGCTAAGGTTGTTGTTATTGGGGCTGGTGAAAAAGGGCTCCCTCTTATTTTGGGTCAATAG